The following are encoded together in the Halopiger aswanensis genome:
- a CDS encoding heavy-metal-associated domain-containing protein — MTKIEYRVTDFDCPTCASNVERSLSRTDGVERVEVHYTTGRVEIEYNETAVEPETFERTITNQGYTPRPR; from the coding sequence ATGACCAAGATCGAATACCGCGTTACCGACTTCGACTGCCCGACCTGTGCGAGCAACGTCGAACGATCGCTCTCGAGGACTGACGGCGTCGAACGCGTCGAGGTCCACTACACGACGGGCCGCGTCGAGATCGAGTACAACGAGACCGCGGTCGAACCGGAGACGTTCGAACGGACGATCACGAACCAGGGGTACACGCCCCGGCCGCGGTGA
- a CDS encoding MAM33 family protein, whose translation MSESTTETERTNWTVDSDVEPIRLRDPAAEALAVLEPGDPIVVGYRDVVKAAGHSCPTAAGAYRIAKDGLEALYPGDELPVRGEIAVLAGGPRNDPAYGVTARLLSYITGAAGEDGFGGLADGHGGRRNLLEYGAIGTDGVVVELTRTDTDETVRVTYHVEDIPSGGPATSNLPKLIDGTASEDEREAFADDWHGRVEAILEGERYVTVDRRTRSDRADSYSSR comes from the coding sequence ATGAGCGAATCCACCACCGAAACCGAGCGAACGAACTGGACCGTCGACTCCGACGTCGAACCGATCCGACTACGCGACCCCGCCGCCGAGGCGCTGGCCGTCCTCGAGCCGGGCGACCCGATCGTCGTCGGCTACCGGGACGTGGTGAAAGCCGCGGGCCACTCCTGTCCCACCGCGGCGGGCGCCTACCGCATCGCGAAGGACGGCCTCGAGGCGCTCTATCCGGGCGACGAACTCCCCGTCCGCGGCGAGATCGCGGTACTTGCCGGCGGCCCGCGGAATGATCCGGCCTACGGCGTCACCGCGCGCCTGCTCTCGTATATTACGGGCGCGGCCGGCGAGGACGGCTTCGGCGGCCTCGCCGACGGCCACGGCGGTCGGCGCAACCTGCTGGAATACGGTGCGATCGGAACCGACGGCGTCGTCGTCGAACTGACACGCACCGATACCGACGAGACGGTGCGGGTCACCTACCACGTCGAAGATATTCCATCGGGCGGCCCCGCGACGAGCAACCTGCCGAAACTGATCGACGGGACCGCGAGCGAGGACGAGCGGGAGGCGTTCGCCGACGACTGGCACGGTCGCGTCGAAGCGATTCTCGAAGGTGAGCGATATGTGACTGTCGACCGCAGAACCCGTTCGGACCGCGCGGACTCGTATAGTAGCCGCTGA
- a CDS encoding LiaF transmembrane domain-containing protein, whose product MSTTISPRRLTTSQFLFGLVVVVVGVLLLLETTGIAPVGSLLLYVPSLFVAIGAWALVRSRLRNIVGPIVLICVAGAWQVVALGYATVEQVVVFWPVLVIAFGVSIIAGQFRSRVRATDDAVTSAFAAFGGVEKRNTSRAFAEADLTAVFGGTELDLRDAAIESRPARINAVALFGGVDIIVPREWNVQLDVLPVLGGASDDRPRREVHNEEVDLVVTGFAAFGGVSITD is encoded by the coding sequence ATGTCTACGACGATCTCCCCCCGCCGACTCACGACCAGTCAGTTCCTTTTCGGACTCGTCGTCGTCGTGGTCGGCGTACTGCTCCTGCTCGAGACGACCGGCATCGCGCCGGTGGGGAGCCTGCTGCTGTACGTTCCGTCGCTGTTCGTCGCCATCGGTGCCTGGGCGCTCGTCAGGAGCCGCCTTCGAAACATCGTCGGCCCGATCGTCCTGATCTGTGTCGCGGGCGCGTGGCAGGTCGTCGCGCTCGGGTACGCGACCGTCGAGCAGGTCGTCGTCTTCTGGCCGGTGTTAGTGATCGCGTTCGGCGTGTCGATTATCGCCGGCCAGTTCCGATCGCGCGTTCGCGCCACCGACGACGCCGTCACGTCCGCGTTTGCCGCGTTCGGCGGCGTCGAAAAGCGAAACACCTCTAGGGCGTTCGCCGAAGCCGACCTGACGGCCGTATTCGGCGGCACCGAACTCGATCTGCGCGACGCCGCTATCGAGAGCCGACCGGCTCGGATCAACGCCGTCGCCCTGTTCGGTGGGGTCGACATCATCGTCCCTCGAGAGTGGAACGTGCAACTAGATGTCTTGCCCGTACTGGGGGGCGCCTCCGACGACCGGCCGCGCCGAGAGGTCCACAACGAGGAGGTCGACCTCGTCGTGACCGGGTTCGCCGCGTTCGGCGGCGTTTCCATAACGGACTGA
- a CDS encoding winged helix-turn-helix domain-containing protein: MAEFTSNVTIEDVAVRDTNVSSAVDEPIRAMILDMLAEGERSVADLDEALAERGYDRTRNTVRHHVNELRDAGLVEIARMEERNGGTTKYYRANTIVLSYAVPEGRRAAVDEMATALAPEVADLVATLEGDYGETIDEIVDEMAPCEHCRTQKYETYLLLTVLRRAFVAGAVRGDGDVDPEVSGE; encoded by the coding sequence ATGGCCGAATTCACGTCGAACGTGACGATCGAGGACGTCGCCGTCCGCGACACGAACGTCTCGAGCGCCGTCGACGAGCCGATCCGGGCGATGATCCTCGACATGCTCGCGGAGGGCGAGCGGTCCGTCGCGGACCTCGACGAGGCGCTCGCCGAACGCGGCTACGACCGCACGCGCAACACGGTGCGCCACCACGTCAACGAACTCCGGGACGCCGGCCTCGTCGAAATCGCGCGCATGGAGGAGCGAAACGGCGGGACGACGAAGTACTACCGGGCGAATACGATCGTGCTGTCGTACGCCGTTCCCGAGGGCCGTCGGGCGGCCGTCGACGAGATGGCGACGGCGCTCGCCCCGGAGGTGGCGGACCTCGTCGCGACGCTCGAGGGCGACTACGGCGAGACGATCGACGAGATCGTCGACGAGATGGCGCCCTGCGAACACTGCCGGACCCAGAAGTACGAGACGTACCTCCTGTTGACGGTGCTTCGACGCGCGTTCGTCGCGGGAGCGGTGCGGGGGGACGGTGACGTCGACCCCGAGGTATCCGGAGAGTAA
- a CDS encoding heavy metal translocating P-type ATPase gives MSVKRHLRKHRQPAVVAASGLLLAAGWAAGTFHDVPRLSASLMTLAAVVGGYDVAKKAYYALRSGTVGINTLVTLAAVGAIYIGEYWEAAAVVFLFALGNYLEARTMGKTRAALEELLEMTPDTAIVRRDGEEVEVPARDVEAGETVVVKPGAKVPVDGEVTGGESAIDQSPVTGESAPVHKDAGDEVYAGTINQEGALEVVATGTGTDTTLERIIRRVEEAQEAKAPTETIIERFAKYYTPAIVVLAAGAYAVTGDAVMALTLLVIGCPGALVIGPPVSIVSAIGNAARSGVLMKGGEHLETAGEIDLVAFDKTGTLTKGETTVADVEGFDAEREDVLRYAAIAEKRSEHHLADAILEAARDLDGDRNGAYATDGGLALEQRIPDPDEFEVVPGKGVVARHDGRAIVVGNRALLEERGIDLSEQVVDYARKREENGETAVYVVLEDEVVGVVSLRDELREDAADVVAALQAAGVRTVMLTGDNERTARAVAETVGIDDYRAALLPEEKQEAIQSFQEEGHVVAMVGDGINDAPSLATADVGIAMGAAGTDTAIETADVALMADDLGRIPYAVGLSKATRWNVTENVTVAVATVVLLLAGVFAGYVHMASGMLVHIGSVLLVILNGMRLLRY, from the coding sequence GTGAGCGTGAAACGACACCTTCGGAAGCACCGACAGCCAGCCGTCGTCGCCGCCAGCGGCCTGCTGCTGGCGGCCGGGTGGGCCGCCGGCACCTTCCACGACGTCCCGCGACTGAGCGCGTCGCTGATGACCCTCGCAGCCGTCGTCGGCGGCTACGACGTCGCGAAGAAAGCGTACTACGCGCTGCGCAGCGGGACGGTGGGCATCAACACGCTCGTCACCCTGGCCGCGGTCGGCGCGATCTACATCGGCGAGTACTGGGAGGCCGCGGCCGTCGTCTTCCTGTTCGCGCTGGGGAACTACCTCGAGGCGCGGACGATGGGCAAGACCCGCGCGGCCCTCGAGGAGTTGCTCGAGATGACGCCGGATACGGCGATCGTTCGTCGTGACGGCGAAGAGGTCGAGGTCCCCGCACGTGACGTCGAGGCCGGCGAGACGGTCGTCGTTAAACCCGGCGCGAAGGTACCCGTCGACGGCGAGGTCACGGGCGGCGAGAGCGCGATCGACCAGTCGCCCGTCACCGGCGAGAGCGCGCCCGTCCACAAGGACGCGGGCGACGAGGTCTACGCCGGGACGATCAACCAGGAGGGCGCCCTCGAGGTCGTCGCGACCGGGACGGGCACCGACACGACCCTCGAGCGGATCATCCGCCGCGTCGAGGAGGCCCAGGAGGCGAAAGCACCGACGGAGACGATCATCGAGCGGTTCGCGAAGTACTACACGCCCGCGATCGTCGTGCTGGCGGCCGGCGCCTACGCCGTCACCGGGGACGCCGTCATGGCCCTGACGCTGCTGGTGATCGGCTGTCCCGGCGCGCTCGTGATCGGGCCGCCGGTCAGCATCGTCAGCGCCATCGGCAACGCGGCCCGCTCGGGCGTGCTCATGAAGGGCGGCGAACACCTCGAGACGGCCGGCGAGATCGACCTCGTCGCGTTCGACAAGACCGGGACGCTGACGAAAGGCGAGACGACCGTCGCGGACGTCGAAGGGTTCGACGCCGAACGCGAGGACGTGCTACGGTACGCCGCGATCGCCGAGAAGCGAAGCGAACACCACCTCGCGGACGCGATCCTCGAGGCCGCTCGGGACCTCGACGGCGACCGGAACGGAGCGTACGCAACCGATGGCGGCCTCGCGCTCGAGCAACGGATACCCGACCCCGACGAGTTCGAGGTCGTCCCCGGGAAGGGCGTCGTCGCCCGCCACGACGGACGAGCGATCGTCGTCGGCAACCGGGCGCTGCTCGAGGAACGCGGTATCGACCTCTCCGAGCAGGTTGTAGACTACGCTCGCAAGCGCGAGGAGAACGGCGAGACGGCGGTCTACGTCGTCCTCGAGGACGAGGTCGTCGGCGTCGTCTCGCTGCGAGACGAACTCCGCGAGGACGCGGCCGACGTCGTCGCCGCGCTGCAAGCGGCCGGCGTCCGTACGGTGATGCTGACCGGCGACAACGAGCGAACCGCTCGAGCGGTCGCCGAGACGGTCGGGATCGACGACTACCGCGCGGCGCTGCTGCCCGAGGAGAAGCAAGAAGCGATCCAGTCGTTCCAGGAAGAGGGCCACGTCGTCGCGATGGTCGGCGACGGCATCAACGACGCGCCGTCGCTCGCGACCGCCGACGTCGGGATCGCGATGGGCGCCGCCGGAACCGACACCGCCATCGAGACGGCGGACGTGGCGCTGATGGCCGACGACCTGGGACGTATCCCCTACGCCGTCGGCCTCAGCAAGGCGACCCGCTGGAACGTCACCGAGAACGTCACCGTCGCCGTGGCGACGGTCGTCCTGCTGCTGGCCGGCGTCTTCGCGGGCTACGTCCACATGGCGAGCGGCATGCTCGTCCACATCGGCAGCGTGTTGCTCGTCATCCTGAACGGCATGCGACTACTGCGATACTAA
- the priS gene encoding DNA primase small subunit PriS: MEERTRAYLRGRFRDHYRRTELSPPPAANEREWGYIPWTEGPDTTMVRHRSLLELGDLSEFLVRKRPQHVYFSAGRFRDPGAKSMHEKDWQSADLVFDLDADHLPSVTLGEDSYAEMLAKCKDALLRLLAFLENDFAFRNMEIVFSGGRGYHVHVRDENVLELDREHRREIVDYVRGIGLDFEELIETETVAGLGRKTPTERRLLQIQGGWGKRIHAHFMDFVDDLLAMEEDAALERLQEFDGIGEGKAQATLNAARNNREGLESGNVTVHTAVEQLAQRFAETAVERDNAPIDEPVTTDTNRLIRLPGSLHGGSGLKTVRLERDEIADFEPLVDAVPETFKGQEITVNVTDGGEVQLGGDSFTITDGNQSLPEYVAVFLMARGRAEKEKE, from the coding sequence ATGGAGGAGCGAACGAGGGCCTACCTGCGGGGGCGATTCCGCGACCACTACCGTCGCACGGAGCTTTCGCCGCCGCCCGCGGCCAACGAACGCGAGTGGGGGTACATCCCCTGGACCGAGGGACCCGACACGACGATGGTCCGCCACCGTTCGCTGCTCGAGTTAGGGGACCTCTCCGAATTTCTCGTCCGGAAGCGCCCGCAACACGTCTACTTCTCCGCGGGCCGGTTTCGCGACCCCGGCGCGAAGTCGATGCACGAGAAAGATTGGCAGTCGGCCGACCTCGTCTTCGACCTGGACGCCGACCACCTCCCGAGCGTGACGCTGGGCGAGGATTCGTACGCGGAGATGCTCGCGAAATGTAAGGACGCGCTGCTTCGCCTGCTGGCTTTCCTCGAGAACGATTTCGCCTTCCGGAATATGGAGATCGTCTTCTCTGGCGGGCGCGGGTACCACGTCCACGTGCGCGACGAGAACGTGCTGGAACTCGACCGCGAGCACCGCCGCGAGATCGTCGACTACGTCCGCGGCATCGGACTCGATTTCGAGGAACTGATCGAAACCGAAACCGTCGCCGGCCTCGGTCGAAAGACGCCGACGGAACGTCGGCTGCTCCAGATTCAGGGCGGCTGGGGCAAGCGCATCCACGCCCACTTCATGGACTTCGTCGACGACCTGCTGGCGATGGAGGAGGACGCGGCCCTCGAGCGCCTCCAGGAGTTCGACGGCATCGGCGAAGGCAAAGCCCAGGCTACCCTGAACGCCGCGCGGAACAACCGCGAGGGCCTCGAGTCGGGCAACGTCACCGTCCACACCGCCGTCGAGCAGTTGGCCCAGCGGTTCGCCGAGACGGCGGTCGAGCGGGACAACGCGCCGATCGACGAACCGGTCACCACGGACACGAACCGGCTCATTCGCCTGCCCGGGAGCCTCCACGGCGGCAGCGGGCTCAAGACCGTCCGCCTCGAGCGCGACGAGATCGCGGACTTCGAGCCGCTGGTCGACGCCGTCCCGGAGACCTTCAAGGGACAAGAGATCACAGTCAACGTTACTGACGGGGGCGAAGTCCAGCTCGGAGGAGATAGCTTTACAATCACGGACGGCAACCAGTCACTTCCGGAGTACGTTGCCGTCTTCCTGATGGCTCGCGGCAGGGCAGAAAAGGAGAAAGAATGA
- a CDS encoding DoxX family protein — protein MAGTASAHEEYVVDDEHAVGVGEFLTESLTDPFVVGPLLGGALAVLALVGGYLAVRPFPRDVAAFRTAMDEYRGYVPWLLRISFGIPLIGAGFSGYFISPAVEIDLRLVQVALGFLLLFGLATRLVALIGLVAYLVGLVRWPTLLLQLEFVGGLAAIALVGSGKPSADHVLQRVAGTSGTVYRQFDPVHRRAQAFQEWIGAYEPLLPTVTRVGLGATFVVLGVGQKLLRPGIALAVVERYDLTAVLPVPPELWVLGAGLTEAALGVALIVGLFTRATAGVAIFMFTLTLFALPDDPVLAHVGLFGMASVLLITGSGPSAVDEYLATLAGDAERADAARSEAVDAP, from the coding sequence ATAGCCGGTACCGCGAGCGCCCACGAGGAGTACGTCGTCGACGACGAGCACGCGGTCGGCGTCGGGGAGTTTCTGACCGAAAGCCTCACCGACCCGTTCGTCGTCGGACCGCTGCTGGGCGGCGCGCTCGCGGTCCTCGCGCTCGTCGGCGGCTACCTCGCCGTTCGACCGTTCCCGCGGGACGTCGCTGCGTTTCGGACCGCGATGGACGAGTACCGCGGGTACGTCCCCTGGCTGCTGCGAATCTCCTTCGGCATTCCGCTGATCGGGGCTGGCTTCAGCGGCTACTTCATCAGTCCGGCAGTCGAGATCGATCTCCGCCTGGTTCAGGTGGCGCTCGGCTTCCTGTTGCTGTTCGGACTGGCGACGCGGCTCGTCGCGCTGATCGGCCTCGTCGCGTATCTCGTCGGCCTGGTCCGCTGGCCGACGTTACTCCTCCAACTCGAGTTCGTCGGCGGCTTGGCCGCGATCGCGCTGGTCGGGAGCGGCAAGCCGAGCGCCGATCACGTCCTCCAGCGGGTCGCGGGCACGTCGGGGACGGTCTACCGGCAGTTCGATCCGGTCCATCGGCGGGCGCAGGCGTTCCAGGAGTGGATCGGCGCGTACGAGCCCCTGCTACCGACGGTCACGCGGGTGGGACTTGGCGCAACGTTCGTCGTCCTCGGCGTAGGCCAGAAGCTCCTCCGCCCAGGGATCGCCCTCGCGGTCGTCGAGCGGTACGACCTGACGGCGGTCCTCCCCGTCCCGCCGGAGCTGTGGGTGCTCGGCGCGGGACTGACCGAAGCCGCCCTCGGGGTGGCGCTCATCGTCGGCCTCTTTACCCGCGCGACCGCCGGAGTCGCGATCTTCATGTTCACGCTCACGCTGTTCGCGCTGCCCGACGATCCGGTTCTCGCCCACGTCGGGCTGTTCGGGATGGCGTCGGTTCTGCTCATCACCGGCAGCGGGCCCTCCGCCGTCGACGAGTATCTCGCAACGCTCGCGGGCGACGCCGAGCGCGCGGACGCGGCGCGGAGCGAAGCCGTCGACGCGCCCTGA
- a CDS encoding GNAT family N-acetyltransferase codes for MSVNIDSRVVTPGSDDYVEEAWELKERINREEGVLKQRRKFFTDAYRRSKVHCYVQDGDLIGFAAVRRDGYILFLAVDPAYRGEGIGKRLVARVAEDHDTITCHARTSNENALQFYEHLGFEIKRRIDDYYEDGGDAYYLKLGADVGITDRLSDLIRR; via the coding sequence GTGAGCGTCAACATCGACAGTCGGGTCGTCACGCCGGGGAGTGACGACTACGTCGAGGAAGCGTGGGAGCTCAAAGAGCGGATCAACCGCGAAGAGGGGGTGCTCAAACAGCGACGCAAGTTCTTTACCGACGCGTATCGGCGCTCGAAGGTTCACTGTTACGTGCAGGACGGCGATCTCATCGGCTTCGCGGCCGTTCGACGCGACGGCTACATTCTCTTTCTGGCCGTCGATCCGGCCTACCGCGGCGAGGGGATCGGCAAGCGACTCGTCGCCCGCGTCGCCGAGGACCACGACACGATCACCTGCCACGCGCGGACCAGCAACGAGAACGCCCTCCAGTTCTACGAACACCTCGGGTTCGAGATCAAACGCCGCATCGACGACTACTACGAGGACGGCGGCGACGCCTACTACCTGAAACTCGGTGCCGACGTCGGAATCACCGACCGCCTTTCTGATCTGATTCGTCGGTAG
- a CDS encoding archease — MGYELRDHTADVAVAATGDSLEGVFASVADGLAAASCDEIPAADADESGDRFSVTVAAESREALLFDYLDEVIYLRDVRAELPVDHCVEAIREPGEAADDDGNGDEPDDNRWSLEATARGVPLAEIDAREVKAVTYSEMELERRDDGWEAYVVFDV, encoded by the coding sequence ATGGGCTACGAACTGCGCGATCACACGGCCGACGTCGCGGTCGCGGCGACCGGCGACTCGCTCGAGGGGGTCTTCGCGTCGGTTGCGGACGGGCTCGCGGCCGCGTCGTGCGACGAGATTCCGGCTGCGGACGCAGACGAATCCGGCGACCGATTTTCCGTGACCGTCGCCGCCGAGAGCCGCGAGGCGCTGCTGTTCGACTATCTGGACGAGGTGATCTACCTGCGCGACGTGCGCGCGGAACTCCCGGTCGACCACTGCGTCGAGGCGATCCGCGAACCCGGCGAGGCCGCGGACGACGATGGTAACGGCGATGAGCCGGATGACAATCGCTGGTCCCTCGAGGCCACCGCCCGCGGCGTTCCGCTCGCCGAGATCGACGCCCGCGAGGTGAAGGCCGTCACCTACTCCGAGATGGAACTCGAGCGCCGGGACGACGGCTGGGAAGCGTACGTGGTCTTCGACGTGTGA